The Apium graveolens cultivar Ventura chromosome 11, ASM990537v1, whole genome shotgun sequence genome has a window encoding:
- the LOC141695503 gene encoding uncharacterized protein LOC141695503, which yields MWKRSVGCNVVDSSNNHIDVHIMEGSRVSWRLTCYYGYPEREKRHDAWCFLRWLVRSDNIPWCIVGDFNDMLCASDKMGPHPHPQLLLDGFKAIIDECGLLEVDLKGGDYSWEKSKGKLNWVRERLDRAFADANWWRKFPLCKLSVIHTIKSDHDPILLELVNTEFSRKQFRFKFENTWLHEPSFKEEVVHYWEDIPKIHLLPKLLSVSSFMVR from the coding sequence ATGTGGAAACGGTCGGTAGGGTGCAATGTGGTTGATTCTTCGAATAACCATATTGATGTTCACATTATGGAGGGGTCGAGGGTATCTTGGAGGTTAACTTGCTACTACGGGTACCCAGAAAGAGAAAAAAGACATGATGCTTGGTGTTTTCTGAGATGGCTGGTGAGGAGTGATAATATCCCATGGTGCATTGTTGGGGATTTCAATGATATGCTATGTGCTTCGGATAAAATGGGACCTCACCCCCATCCCCAGTTGTTGCTAGACGGGTTTAAAGCTATAATAGATGAATGTGGGCTCTTAGAGGTAGACTTGAAAGGAGGAGATTACAGCTGGGAGAAAAGCAAGGGTAAACTGAACTGGGTTCGGGAGAGACTTGACAGAGCTTTTGCAGATGCTAATTGGTGGAGGAAGTTTCCCCTATGTAAGCTCTCTGTTATTCATACTATCAAGTCTGATCATGATCCCATCTTGTTAGAACTTGTCAATACTGAGTTCTCTAGGAAGCAATTCAGATTTAAATTCGAGAATACGTGGCTTCATGAGCCTAGCTTTAAAGAAGAAGTGGTTCATTATTGGGAAGATATTCCAAAAATTCATTTACTGCCGAAGTTATTATCTGTTTCTTCTTTTATGGTGAGATGA
- the LOC141695504 gene encoding uncharacterized protein LOC141695504, which produces MEVSAKTMQEWGDANKSKERSSIKHPETEDQDQIRWQPPDIGAYKLDVDASLKAGECMFTVGMVMRDHRGQFVRGKNMKLPGEVSVMEAEATGVCEAIKWINSTGVQHVVIETDSQLVVHA; this is translated from the coding sequence ATGGAGGTGAGTGCTAAGACGATGCAGGAGTGGGGAGATGCGAACAAAAGTAAGGAAAGATCGAGCATTAAGCATCCTGAGACAGAAGACCAAGATCAAATACGGTGGCAACCACCTGATATAGGAGCTTACAAACTGGACGTGGATGCATCTTTGAAGGCTGGTGAATGTATGTTCACGGTGGGTATGGTAATGCGAGATCACAGAGGGCAGTTTGTTCGTGGGAAGAATATGAAATTACCAGGTGAAGTGTCAGTTATGGAAGCTGAGGCCACAGGGGTCTGCGAGGCAATTAAATGGATTAATAGTACTGGAGTTCAGCATGTTGTCATCGAAACAGATTCGCAACTGGTGGTGCATGCCTGA
- the LOC141695264 gene encoding uncharacterized protein LOC141695264, with protein MAVSSGLLTSFAVHPMLICKIQGAHPIQPTFWSRHKIVNFPQNLERRVKLHHSFRGGGSTGYVQSVRSNHREFTYDHGVRKESYWSTNLKEFLRGLRFLLAFLAEQPGQLKYIEWPSFQSTLKTATLTLVIVALLIVALSSVDGGLGYLLGLYLRRNSVT; from the exons ATGGCAGTTAGTTCTGGTTTATTAACCAGTTTTGCAG TGCACCCGATGCTGATTTGCAAAATTCAAGGGGCACACCCGATTCAGCCTACTTTTTGGAGCAGGCATAAAATTGTTAATTTCCCACAAAATTTAGAAAGA AGAGTAAAGTTGCATCATTCTTTTCGAGGGGGTGGTAGCACCGGGTATGTGCAATCAGTTAGAAGTAACCATCGTGAATTTACTTATGACCATGGTGTCAGAAAAGAGTCCTATTGGTCAACCAACTTGAAGGAATTTTTAAG AGGTTTGCGGTTTTTACTTGCGTTTCTGGCTGAGCAGCCTGGTCAATTGAAATACATAGAGTGGCCAAGTTTCCAGAGCACG CTGAAGACTGCTACTTTAACACTTGTTATTGTAGCACTGCTTATTGTTGCACTGTCTTCAGTTGATGGCGGACTCGGTTATCTGTTGGGTTTATATTTGAGGAGAAACTCTGTAACATAA